One part of the Gammaproteobacteria bacterium genome encodes these proteins:
- a CDS encoding sucrose synthase, producing MEAMLDSFVKGQREAALLLLRRLFAHGRPFLLRSEVLDECSALCDEHPALGFEQSPLHEAMRSVQEVAVDGAWVYLALRPQIAGWQYYRIHAESLHTTEVAVGDFLAFKERLVNGVGLEEPWWALEFDIEPFNREFPRLRESRSIGRGVEFLNRRLSSELFQKGGEGNQSLLGFLAVHQIQGRQLMLNDRIRTVTDLRRVLRQAEAYLARQPQDAEWSEVAHALQELGFEPGWGRTVQRMRYMLSLLTDILEAPDPGNLERFLGSIPMIFNLVILTPHGYFAQANVLGLPDTGGQVVYILDQVRALETEMRRRLAEQGLDIEPRILVVTRLIPDARGTTCDQRIEPVIGTEHARILRVPFRNPEGDVVPHWISRFEVWPYLERFSVDVEKEVLGELSGRPDLIIGNYSDGNLVATLLAHRLRVTQCNIAHALEKPKYLMSDLYWRANDAQYHFACQFTADLIAMNAADFIITSTYQEIAGNDDSVGQYESYGAYTLPGLYRVVNGVDMFDPKFNIVSPGANAEVYFPYDDTARRLHGLREEIDALIYGVEPRPDARGVLRDHDKPLLFSMARLDRIKNITGLVKWYGANEALRASSNLLIIAGHVDAGRSADREEQEQIAHMHELFDRYGLDGEARWLGVQLEKNLAGELYRRVADTRGVFVQPALFEAFGLTVIEAMSTGLPTFATRYGGPLEIIQDGISGFHIDPNHGERSAEIIVEFLARAKAEPGYWGHISQHALERVRRHYTWSLYAERMMTLSRIYGFWKYVTNLERDETRRYLEMFYGLEFRRLARQVQPPG from the coding sequence ATGGAAGCCATGCTCGACAGTTTCGTGAAGGGGCAGCGCGAGGCGGCGCTGCTGTTGCTGCGCCGCCTCTTCGCGCACGGAAGGCCCTTTCTGCTGCGCTCCGAAGTGCTCGATGAATGCAGCGCCCTGTGCGATGAACATCCCGCGCTAGGCTTCGAGCAGTCGCCCCTTCACGAGGCGATGCGCTCGGTACAGGAGGTTGCCGTTGACGGGGCATGGGTCTATCTCGCTCTGAGGCCCCAGATCGCCGGCTGGCAGTATTATCGCATCCACGCCGAGTCTCTCCACACCACCGAAGTCGCCGTGGGTGATTTCCTCGCCTTCAAGGAGCGGCTGGTGAATGGCGTCGGGCTGGAAGAGCCGTGGTGGGCGCTCGAGTTCGACATTGAGCCATTCAACCGTGAATTTCCCCGCCTGCGCGAATCGCGTTCGATCGGGCGCGGCGTCGAGTTTCTCAACCGTCGCCTGTCAAGCGAGTTGTTCCAGAAGGGCGGTGAGGGCAATCAGAGTCTTCTCGGTTTCCTCGCCGTGCACCAGATCCAGGGCCGGCAGCTCATGCTCAACGATCGTATCCGCACCGTGACCGATCTGCGCCGGGTGTTGCGCCAGGCCGAGGCATATCTGGCGCGCCAGCCGCAGGATGCGGAATGGTCGGAGGTGGCGCACGCGCTGCAGGAACTCGGTTTTGAGCCAGGGTGGGGACGCACCGTGCAGCGCATGCGTTACATGCTGTCCCTGCTGACCGATATCCTGGAGGCGCCCGACCCCGGAAATCTCGAGCGATTTCTCGGCAGCATCCCAATGATATTCAATCTGGTGATCCTGACGCCGCACGGATATTTCGCGCAGGCAAACGTGCTCGGTCTGCCAGATACCGGCGGTCAGGTGGTCTACATCCTGGATCAGGTGCGTGCGCTGGAAACGGAGATGCGCAGGCGTCTGGCCGAACAGGGGCTCGATATCGAACCGCGGATCCTGGTAGTGACGCGCCTGATTCCGGATGCACGTGGGACGACTTGTGATCAGCGCATTGAGCCGGTCATAGGCACCGAGCATGCGCGGATCCTGCGCGTCCCGTTCCGTAATCCCGAGGGCGATGTCGTGCCGCACTGGATCTCGCGCTTCGAAGTGTGGCCGTATCTTGAGCGGTTTTCCGTCGACGTCGAAAAGGAGGTGCTGGGCGAGCTTTCCGGGCGCCCCGATCTCATCATCGGGAATTATTCGGACGGCAATCTGGTCGCAACCCTGCTCGCGCACCGACTTCGAGTCACGCAGTGCAACATTGCGCACGCACTCGAAAAGCCGAAGTACCTGATGTCCGATCTCTATTGGCGTGCGAACGACGCCCAATACCATTTCGCATGCCAGTTCACCGCCGACCTGATCGCGATGAATGCCGCCGATTTCATCATCACCAGCACTTATCAGGAGATCGCCGGCAACGACGATAGCGTGGGTCAGTACGAGAGCTACGGCGCCTACACACTGCCGGGCTTATACCGTGTGGTAAACGGCGTCGACATGTTCGACCCGAAGTTCAATATCGTTTCACCCGGAGCGAACGCCGAGGTGTACTTCCCCTACGACGACACGGCGCGGCGCCTGCACGGTCTGCGTGAAGAGATCGATGCCTTGATATATGGAGTCGAGCCGCGCCCGGATGCGCGCGGCGTTCTGCGCGATCACGACAAGCCGCTGCTTTTCTCGATGGCCCGCCTCGATCGTATCAAGAACATCACTGGCCTGGTTAAATGGTATGGCGCGAACGAGGCATTGCGCGCGTCGTCCAACCTGCTCATCATCGCCGGCCACGTCGACGCCGGGCGTTCCGCCGATCGTGAGGAGCAGGAGCAGATCGCGCACATGCACGAGCTGTTCGATCGCTACGGACTGGACGGCGAGGCGCGCTGGCTCGGGGTCCAGCTTGAGAAGAACCTCGCTGGGGAGCTTTACCGCCGCGTGGCCGATACCCGCGGCGTCTTCGTGCAGCCGGCGCTGTTCGAAGCCTTCGGCCTCACCGTCATCGAGGCGATGAGCACGGGCTTGCCCACCTTCGCCACCCGTTACGGCGGTCCACTCGAGATCATCCAGGATGGCATCTCGGGCTTCCACATCGACCCCAACCACGGCGAGCGTTCCGCGGAGATCATCGTGGAATTTCTCGCCCGCGCGAAGGCCGAGCCTGGATACTGGGGGCATATCTCGCAGCATGCGCTCGAGCGCGTTCGCCGCCACTACACCTGGTCCCTGTATGCCGAGCGCATGATGACCCTCTCCCGGATCTACGGCTTCTGGAAATACGTCACCAACCTCGAGCGCGACGAGACGCGACGCTACCTCGAGATGTTCTACGGACTGGAGTTCCGGCGCCTCGCCAGGCAGGTGCAGCCGCCCGGTTGA
- a CDS encoding HAD-IIB family hydrolase, whose protein sequence is MTEDDRKLYIVLISVHGLIRGHNLELGRDADTGGQIKYVLELMRSLARHPAVGRVDLLTRQIRDPKVDSDYAAPLEQIAPNAFIVRLACGPRRYLRKEVLWPHLDTFADQALKHIRRVRRVPDVIHAHYADAGYVGAQLSGLLEAPLVFTGHSLGHVKRERLLEKGLRPETIEGQYHLSQRIEAEDIALDNAAFVVASTQQEVEVQYSPYDNYRPERMVVIPPGIDLERFHPPAPGAYHPPIQHQVERFLSDPSKPMILALARPDPRKNLAGLVRAYAETPGLREIANLVLIAGTRDDVLAMEKGPRRVLSEIMFLIDRYDLYGHVAYPKQHGPEDVPELYRWTAKSHGVFVNPALTEPFGLTLLEAAASGLPIVATRDGGPRDIVKYCRNGLLIDPFDTARLGEALFEALSNRRRWRRWSQAGVAGAKRHFSWEGHVTTYLKQIEQVLNSQRAKRRFIPSLKSKLPVCDRILVCDIDNTLIGDRTALGKLLSRIDTAPGRIGFGIATGRRLDSAVKVLREWGVPGPDFFITAAGSEIHYGPRQVEDDSWFRHIDYLWEPERVREVLKDIPGLRVQPREEQRQYKISYYLDPELAPSMRELTRHLRRHDVHVNIIYSHQAFLDLLPVRASKGAAVRYFADKWGIPFNHILAAGDSGNDEEMLSGTTLGVVVGNHSAELNRLRGHDRVYFANGHHAWGIIEGIEYYDFLGRLRESHPHTLAESMADE, encoded by the coding sequence ATGACGGAAGATGACCGCAAGCTCTATATCGTCTTGATCAGCGTGCATGGCCTGATCCGTGGCCACAACCTGGAACTCGGGCGCGATGCGGATACTGGTGGCCAAATCAAGTATGTGCTGGAGCTGATGCGATCGCTGGCACGCCATCCAGCCGTCGGCCGCGTCGACCTGCTTACGCGCCAGATCCGTGATCCGAAGGTGGACTCCGATTACGCCGCCCCGCTGGAGCAGATCGCGCCCAATGCCTTCATCGTACGTCTCGCCTGTGGACCGCGGCGCTATCTGCGCAAGGAAGTATTGTGGCCGCATCTGGACACCTTTGCCGACCAGGCGCTCAAGCACATCCGGCGTGTGCGCCGTGTTCCCGACGTGATACACGCTCATTACGCCGACGCCGGTTACGTCGGGGCACAGCTTTCAGGATTGCTCGAGGCGCCGCTGGTCTTTACCGGCCACTCGCTCGGACACGTCAAGCGTGAGCGCCTCCTCGAAAAGGGATTGCGGCCCGAAACGATCGAAGGCCAGTACCACCTCAGCCAGCGCATCGAGGCCGAGGACATCGCGCTCGACAACGCCGCATTCGTGGTGGCGAGCACACAACAGGAGGTCGAGGTCCAGTACAGTCCCTACGACAATTACCGGCCCGAACGCATGGTGGTGATACCGCCGGGGATCGACCTCGAGCGCTTTCACCCGCCTGCGCCGGGCGCCTATCACCCGCCGATTCAGCACCAGGTCGAACGGTTCCTGAGTGATCCGTCCAAGCCGATGATCCTGGCGCTGGCGCGCCCCGACCCGCGCAAGAACCTCGCCGGCCTGGTACGCGCCTACGCAGAGACTCCGGGATTGCGCGAGATCGCGAATCTGGTGTTGATCGCCGGGACGCGCGACGACGTTCTTGCCATGGAGAAAGGTCCGCGCCGCGTCCTCAGCGAAATCATGTTCCTGATAGACCGTTACGATCTCTACGGACACGTTGCATATCCCAAGCAGCATGGGCCCGAGGATGTACCCGAGCTCTATCGCTGGACGGCGAAGAGTCACGGCGTCTTCGTCAATCCGGCACTGACGGAGCCATTCGGGCTCACACTGCTCGAGGCGGCGGCGAGCGGCCTGCCGATCGTCGCAACCCGGGACGGAGGCCCGCGCGATATCGTCAAATACTGTCGCAACGGTCTCCTGATCGATCCGTTCGACACCGCGCGGCTTGGTGAGGCGCTGTTCGAGGCCCTGAGCAACCGACGCCGTTGGCGGCGCTGGTCACAGGCCGGGGTGGCGGGCGCGAAGCGCCATTTTTCCTGGGAGGGACACGTGACGACATACCTCAAACAGATCGAACAGGTGCTGAACTCGCAACGCGCGAAGCGCCGTTTCATCCCTTCACTGAAAAGCAAGCTGCCGGTTTGCGATCGTATCCTGGTGTGCGATATCGACAATACTTTGATCGGCGACCGCACGGCGCTGGGGAAGTTACTGAGCCGGATTGATACGGCGCCGGGACGCATCGGTTTTGGCATTGCTACCGGGCGCAGGCTGGACAGCGCGGTAAAGGTGCTGCGTGAGTGGGGTGTTCCGGGTCCCGATTTCTTCATCACCGCCGCCGGCAGCGAGATCCATTACGGCCCGAGGCAGGTTGAGGATGACAGCTGGTTCCGCCACATCGATTATTTGTGGGAGCCGGAGCGGGTACGCGAGGTGTTGAAGGATATTCCCGGACTCAGGGTGCAGCCGAGAGAGGAACAGAGACAGTACAAGATCAGCTATTACCTCGATCCCGAGCTGGCACCGAGCATGCGCGAGCTGACCCGCCATCTGCGCAGGCATGACGTCCATGTCAACATCATCTATTCGCATCAGGCCTTTCTCGATCTGCTCCCGGTGCGCGCGTCCAAGGGCGCGGCAGTGCGCTATTTTGCCGACAAATGGGGCATACCGTTTAATCATATCCTGGCGGCGGGAGATTCCGGAAACGACGAGGAGATGCTGTCAGGCACGACGCTCGGTGTCGTAGTCGGAAACCACAGCGCGGAACTCAATCGCCTGCGCGGTCATGATCGCGTATATTTCGCCAATGGGCATCATGCATGGGGCATCATCGAAGGGATCGAATATTATGATTTTCTCGGCCGCCTGCGCGAATCGCATCCACACACGCTGGCGGAGAGCATGGCGGATGAATAA
- a CDS encoding carbohydrate kinase, translating to MTVKHEDSLDRGTRPLVFGEALFDTFPDGQEALGGAPFNVAWHLRGFELDPLLISRVGCDPRGARVEAAMRDWGMDLAGLQHDPDHPTGLVTVGLEHGQPSFDILADCAYDHIVAAEALRAGVGADIALIYHGTLALRMEESSAALQALRRVLSCPAWLDINLRADGWKRARVEGLLRDAAWIKLNDTELRTMTGRTAEDEDGLEQIARNLGEQYGIGNLILTLGERGAMVITGERLYRGLPTPVGEMVDTVGAGDAFSAVAILGHMHGWSPDLTLGRALAFSSYICGIRGAIPQDRATYRGFLERWSAET from the coding sequence GTGACGGTAAAGCACGAGGACTCACTCGATCGCGGGACTCGTCCGCTGGTGTTCGGCGAGGCATTGTTCGATACCTTTCCGGACGGCCAGGAGGCCCTTGGCGGCGCCCCGTTCAATGTCGCCTGGCATTTGCGAGGTTTCGAGCTCGACCCACTGCTGATCAGCCGCGTCGGATGCGATCCACGCGGCGCGCGAGTCGAGGCGGCGATGCGGGATTGGGGCATGGATCTCGCGGGCTTGCAACATGATCCGGATCATCCTACCGGTCTCGTGACCGTCGGGCTGGAGCATGGGCAGCCCAGCTTCGATATCCTGGCCGATTGTGCCTACGACCATATTGTGGCGGCAGAAGCCCTGCGCGCCGGCGTCGGCGCGGATATCGCCCTCATCTACCACGGCACACTCGCGTTGCGTATGGAGGAATCGAGTGCGGCGCTGCAGGCGTTGCGCCGCGTTCTGTCGTGTCCCGCCTGGTTGGACATCAATCTCCGGGCGGATGGCTGGAAGCGAGCCCGGGTCGAAGGTCTGCTGCGCGATGCGGCGTGGATCAAACTCAACGACACCGAACTGCGCACGATGACCGGCCGCACCGCCGAGGACGAGGACGGCCTGGAACAGATCGCACGGAATCTGGGTGAGCAATACGGAATCGGGAATCTGATCCTGACGCTCGGCGAGCGCGGTGCCATGGTTATTACCGGCGAAAGATTATATCGCGGGCTGCCCACCCCGGTCGGTGAGATGGTGGATACCGTGGGTGCAGGCGATGCCTTCAGTGCCGTCGCCATACTGGGGCATATGCACGGATGGTCCCCGGATCTCACGCTGGGTCGCGCCCTGGCGTTCTCCTCCTATATCTGTGGCATACGTGGCGCGATACCGCAAGACCGTGCGACTTACCGTGGATTCCTCGAACGCTGGAGCGCCGAAACATGA
- a CDS encoding MarR family transcriptional regulator, which yields MSEPHENPHSGRGESKASASESREERARQVLQTLRIVFRSVQAHSRWVEKQCGVSATQLWALWELFAEPGQNLAQLGTALSIHPSTASNLIDKLRKKGLVRKQRSGPDQRVVRLYVTPAGSELLAQAPRPAQGALIDALGRLSDQSLYQISAGLADLLAVMRIKDISAALQPLSESDPKV from the coding sequence ATGAGTGAACCCCATGAGAATCCGCATTCTGGTCGGGGCGAGAGCAAGGCATCAGCGTCCGAAAGCCGGGAAGAACGGGCGCGGCAGGTGCTGCAGACCCTGCGTATCGTGTTTCGCTCCGTACAGGCGCACTCGCGCTGGGTGGAAAAGCAGTGTGGTGTCAGCGCGACCCAGTTGTGGGCCTTATGGGAACTGTTCGCCGAACCGGGCCAGAATCTGGCCCAGCTTGGCACGGCCCTTTCGATCCACCCGTCAACGGCCTCCAACCTGATCGACAAACTGCGCAAGAAAGGCCTGGTCAGGAAGCAGCGCAGCGGTCCCGACCAGCGCGTGGTGCGCCTCTATGTCACCCCCGCCGGTTCCGAACTGCTGGCCCAGGCCCCGCGCCCTGCCCAAGGTGCCCTGATCGACGCCCTGGGCCGGCTCTCCGATCAATCGCTGTACCAGATCAGCGCCGGACTCGCCGATCTGCTCGCGGTGATGAGGATCAAGGACATCTCCGCGGCGCTGCAACCATTGTCGGAATCCGATCCGAAGGTTTGA
- the glmS gene encoding glutamine--fructose-6-phosphate transaminase (isomerizing) has product MCGIVGAVSQRNVVPILIEGLSRLEYRGYDSAGVAVINGGIKRVRAVGRVADMRGKAAAEGLQGLIGIGHTRWATHGGVTETNAHPHVSHDTIAVVHNGIIENYAEQRRRLEALGYIFESQTDTEVIAHLVHHHYSVCGELFAATRYTVAELVGAFAIGVVALDAPGVMTCARIGCPLLIGLGEGENFIASDVSAVLSSTRRVIYLEEGDVAEITRDCVTIVDETGNRVQRPVHVSDVSLASMELGPYSHFMQKEIHEQPRALTDTIEPVVAGEGFDPALFGADAERIFRDIDSVLILAAGTSYYAGLTAKYWIEAIAAVPAAVEIASEFRYRQSVPDPRRLVVTISQSGETLDTMEALKHAKSLGQLQTLSICNVQESAIPRASRLVFYTRAGAEIGVASTKAFTTQLAALFTLAVTLARVRNRVTPEKESGYIDALRHLPGSVQHALNLEPQVAEWARVFAPRHHALFLGRGIHYPIALEGALKLKEISYIHAEAYPAGELKHGPLALVDNDMPVVVIAPNDALLEKVKSNMQEVRARGGQLFVFADLDSHFAESEGVHVIRTPRHVGVLSPIVHAIPVQMLAYHTALHKGTDVDKPRNLAKSVTVE; this is encoded by the coding sequence ATGTGCGGCATCGTCGGGGCGGTCTCCCAGCGCAATGTCGTTCCCATCCTGATCGAGGGGCTCAGCCGGCTCGAGTATCGCGGGTACGATTCCGCCGGTGTGGCCGTCATTAACGGTGGCATCAAGCGTGTGCGTGCGGTCGGCCGTGTCGCCGACATGCGCGGGAAAGCAGCGGCGGAGGGACTGCAAGGTCTGATCGGTATCGGGCATACGCGATGGGCAACGCATGGCGGTGTCACCGAGACCAATGCCCATCCGCATGTCTCACACGACACCATAGCCGTGGTGCACAACGGAATCATCGAGAATTATGCCGAACAGCGCCGACGTCTGGAGGCGCTGGGCTACATCTTTGAATCGCAGACCGATACCGAGGTGATCGCCCATCTCGTGCATCATCACTATTCTGTATGCGGTGAGCTGTTCGCCGCGACCCGGTATACCGTTGCCGAGCTGGTGGGCGCCTTCGCCATCGGCGTAGTGGCGCTGGATGCGCCGGGGGTAATGACCTGCGCCCGGATCGGCTGTCCGCTGCTGATCGGGCTCGGTGAGGGTGAGAATTTCATCGCCTCCGACGTCTCCGCCGTATTGTCATCCACCCGCCGCGTGATTTATCTCGAGGAAGGCGATGTTGCGGAAATAACGCGCGACTGCGTCACCATCGTTGATGAAACGGGAAACCGGGTACAGCGCCCGGTGCATGTGAGTGATGTCTCACTCGCCTCGATGGAGCTGGGTCCGTACAGTCATTTCATGCAGAAGGAGATCCACGAGCAGCCGCGTGCGCTGACCGATACCATCGAACCGGTTGTTGCAGGCGAGGGATTTGATCCAGCCCTGTTTGGCGCCGATGCGGAGCGGATATTCCGGGACATCGACAGCGTGCTCATCCTCGCCGCGGGCACGAGTTATTATGCGGGTCTGACCGCGAAGTACTGGATCGAGGCGATCGCGGCGGTGCCGGCCGCGGTGGAGATCGCCAGCGAATTTCGCTACCGCCAATCGGTGCCCGATCCCAGGCGGCTGGTTGTCACCATTTCGCAGTCAGGCGAGACGCTGGATACGATGGAAGCGCTGAAACACGCCAAATCACTCGGCCAGCTCCAGACACTGTCGATCTGCAACGTGCAGGAGAGCGCCATACCACGTGCCTCACGTCTGGTTTTTTACACGCGCGCGGGCGCCGAGATCGGCGTCGCCTCAACCAAGGCGTTTACCACCCAGCTGGCCGCGCTGTTCACGCTGGCGGTCACGCTCGCGCGTGTTCGGAACCGCGTGACGCCGGAGAAGGAGTCCGGCTATATCGACGCGCTGCGACATCTGCCCGGCAGTGTCCAGCACGCGCTCAACCTGGAGCCGCAGGTCGCCGAATGGGCGCGCGTGTTCGCGCCGCGTCATCATGCGCTTTTCCTCGGACGCGGGATTCACTACCCGATTGCGCTGGAAGGGGCGCTCAAGCTGAAAGAGATTTCCTACATCCACGCCGAAGCCTATCCGGCCGGCGAACTGAAGCACGGCCCACTCGCGCTCGTGGACAACGACATGCCGGTCGTCGTGATCGCACCGAACGATGCGCTGCTGGAGAAGGTGAAGTCGAACATGCAGGAGGTGCGCGCACGCGGCGGTCAACTGTTCGTGTTCGCGGACCTCGACAGCCATTTCGCCGAGAGCGAAGGCGTACACGTGATTCGCACCCCACGCCACGTCGGCGTGCTGTCGCCCATCGTGCACGCCATCCCGGTACAGATGCTCGCCTATCACACCGCCCTGCACAAGGGCACCGATGTCGACAAACCGCGCAACCTGGCGAAGTCCGTGACCGTCGAATAG
- the glmU gene encoding bifunctional UDP-N-acetylglucosamine diphosphorylase/glucosamine-1-phosphate N-acetyltransferase GlmU — protein MGLKIIILAAGSGSRMRSDLPKVLHPLGGIPLLEHVVTTAFALNPERVQIVYGHGGEQVRARLDGVHAEWVEQGIQLGTGHAVQQAMPAVADGDTVLVLYGDVPLIEATTLQELIAAARGGLALISAQLQEPTGYGRIVRDSYGKVARIVEERDASDEVRAIREINTGFLAAEGGALRRWLDALDNGNAQGEYYLTDVIARAVGEGVEVRTIHPRVNEEILGVNNRVQLATLERCFQRRQADRLMLQGVTLHDPGHFDLRGELSVGRDVEIDVGVVLSGRVMLGDRVVIGPHCVIRDANIGAGTRIEAHSVIDGAAIGPDCHIGPFARLRPETDLAAGAHIGNFVEIKKSAIGIGTKINHLSYVGDSIVGREVNIGAGTITCNYDGANKHRTEIGDRAFIGSDTQLVAPVKIGAGATIGAGSTITRDAPAEELTLSRVKQETRKGWKRPVKKK, from the coding sequence ATGGGCCTGAAGATCATCATTCTCGCTGCGGGAAGCGGGTCCCGCATGCGCTCGGACCTTCCAAAAGTCCTGCATCCGCTCGGCGGGATTCCGCTGCTCGAGCATGTGGTCACCACGGCCTTCGCCCTTAACCCCGAGCGGGTCCAGATCGTCTATGGCCACGGCGGCGAGCAGGTGCGCGCGCGCCTGGACGGTGTCCACGCGGAATGGGTGGAACAGGGCATACAGCTCGGAACGGGACACGCGGTGCAGCAGGCCATGCCCGCTGTGGCGGACGGAGATACCGTGCTGGTCCTGTACGGCGATGTCCCCCTGATCGAGGCTACGACGCTGCAGGAACTGATCGCCGCCGCGCGCGGAGGGTTGGCGCTGATCAGCGCGCAACTGCAGGAGCCGACCGGTTACGGTCGCATCGTGCGGGACAGCTATGGCAAGGTCGCGCGCATCGTCGAGGAAAGGGATGCCAGCGACGAAGTGCGCGCCATCCGCGAGATCAACACCGGGTTCCTGGCGGCGGAAGGCGGCGCCCTGCGGCGCTGGCTGGACGCGCTGGATAACGGCAACGCCCAGGGCGAATACTATCTCACCGACGTGATCGCGCGCGCCGTCGGCGAGGGCGTCGAGGTACGAACCATCCATCCGCGTGTGAACGAGGAAATCCTGGGCGTGAACAACCGGGTTCAGCTCGCCACGCTGGAGCGCTGCTTCCAGCGCCGGCAAGCCGATCGCCTGATGCTGCAGGGTGTGACGCTGCATGATCCCGGGCACTTCGATCTGCGTGGTGAGTTGTCCGTCGGACGCGACGTCGAGATTGATGTCGGGGTGGTGCTGTCCGGCCGCGTCATGCTCGGTGACAGGGTCGTCATCGGGCCGCACTGCGTCATCCGTGACGCGAATATCGGCGCCGGCACACGCATCGAGGCCCACAGTGTGATCGACGGGGCCGCTATCGGGCCGGATTGCCATATCGGCCCCTTCGCGCGCCTGCGACCGGAAACCGATCTCGCCGCCGGCGCGCACATCGGCAACTTTGTCGAGATCAAGAAGTCGGCCATCGGCATCGGAACAAAGATCAATCACCTGAGCTATGTCGGTGACAGCATCGTCGGACGTGAGGTCAACATCGGTGCGGGCACCATCACCTGCAATTACGATGGCGCCAACAAACACCGTACCGAGATCGGCGATCGCGCCTTCATTGGTTCCGATACCCAGCTGGTGGCCCCGGTGAAGATCGGCGCCGGTGCCACCATCGGCGCTGGCTCCACAATTACCCGCGATGCCCCCGCCGAGGAACTCACCCTGAGTCGTGTGAAGCAGGAGACGCGCAAGGGGTGGAAGAGACCGGTAAAAAAGAAGTGA
- a CDS encoding F0F1 ATP synthase subunit epsilon has product MAMTMHVDIVSAEEEIFSGPAEMVFAPAVMGELGILPRHAPLLTQLKPGEVRLRTGEGEQFFYVSGGMLEIQPHVVTVLADTALRAKDLDEAAALQAKERAEQALRDKTSEFEYARAQSELAEAIAQLQAIKKLRDKAGR; this is encoded by the coding sequence ATGGCCATGACCATGCACGTCGACATCGTCAGCGCGGAGGAAGAGATTTTTTCCGGTCCGGCCGAGATGGTGTTCGCCCCCGCGGTGATGGGCGAGCTCGGCATCCTGCCGCGCCATGCCCCGTTGCTGACCCAGCTCAAACCGGGCGAGGTTCGCCTCCGCACCGGTGAGGGCGAGCAGTTCTTCTATGTCTCCGGCGGCATGCTGGAGATCCAGCCCCACGTGGTCACCGTGCTGGCGGATACCGCCTTGCGCGCCAAGGACCTCGATGAGGCTGCGGCGCTCCAGGCCAAGGAACGTGCCGAACAGGCCCTGCGCGACAAGACCTCGGAATTCGAGTACGCCCGCGCCCAGTCGGAGCTTGCCGAGGCGATCGCCCAGCTGCAGGCCATCAAGAAGCTGCGCGATAAGGCCGGGCGTTAA